In the Epinephelus fuscoguttatus linkage group LG10, E.fuscoguttatus.final_Chr_v1 genome, GCCCTGTTACAACTTTTGACTGGGACTTGGTCCAAAAGACTTAAAAACAGCTTAGTTGAAAGATATCTTCACCAAATTCTCAGTGATGGTTTTAAAGAGTTTGAGTCTACGCTGTGCAGACTTACTGAGTTGGGGGTAAGTGGTGCTCCTACAACATCAATGATTTGCTCCTTGGCTTCCACCTTGATGTCGTCTGCACTGGGCCAGGACGGAGCTTCACCCCCTGGGGTGGATGCTGTAGTGCTGTTGGTGGCATTGAGCTCTCCACCCTGTGTTGCGGCGGCTGGTCCGGCCCCTGTAATTCCACTCAGCCCGCCTCCGCTGCCGGCCTTCAGTAGGGCCTCGTAACGATGACGCAGCATCTGTTGTTCGTATTCACAATTGCTGTGGGCCTGTTTCAGCTCGTACAGCAGCACCAGGTCACTGCGCAGCTCATTGAACATCTGAACGATCTCCTCTGTGGGCATGGGGTTAAGATCTGGATCCACAAACAGAGGTAAAGGCAaagatgaatgaaaataaaataaaagacctactacataaaaaaataaacaccacAAAACTTTTTTACAACTGTGAGGTCATCATGGTAAGTGGAAGATGATGGTGTAACCGATGTGTGCATTTGTCCCACAGTGTTTGGTACAGGGCTTTTGATTCAGTATGCAACTTAGACAGCGTATAGTTGAAGCCTTCCTAGTCTGTCCAGTCCAGCAGGAAAGGTAGTATCTTTGATCTAATTTAGGATCCTTATATTGTAAGTCTGTTGCTGAAAAGAGTTCAAAACGGAAAACTTTACAATGTTAGCAGATTTTAAATACTGATCTATATCTTCACTTACCCACTCCTTGTTCCAGCAGGATCTGCTCAATGGCCTTGATCTTCTTCTGGCCTACTGAGCTTGGCAGTTTCAtctgaatcacacacacaaacacacagagacacacacacacacactgggggtATTAGGATAAACTGCTCCACCTTGGGGCTTTTAATTCGTATGAAATGCACTTCAGCGGGCCAGATCAAAATGTCTTTATCCACTGAACTCTGTCTGACTGATTAGCTAGAGGGGTACTACACTTCTTTAGCCGTGCTAATGCATTTTCCATAGAGAGCGGCAGCTCCTCATCAGTCTTGAAGATGAATAAGAGTCCCCTTGCTAGGTCTTACAGATATTAGGGAGTCACTAACAGGATTAATCATCATGGTGCTAATGAGAGATAGCTTGCTCAAGTCAGACACACTGGTTTCTCACATACATCAACTGCAGGGTCAAGCTTCAATAAAATAGTTTACATATTAGTGGCTCAAACTAAACTAAAGTGATGAATAAATGTCAGCACAGTGCGGCAATATCCAAGATCTTAATACAGAGCTAGGGGATCATTTCTTACTACTGTGGTTTCAGGTTTCTTCTTTGATTCAGATCGTGTTTTAAGGCCCTCACTGGTATTCGAGAGCCAAGTTAAGTTTTAGATGAACATTTGCTTTAGAATAccctttttgtagttttaaTACCTCAACAGGATCCAGCTATACTCACCCTCTGACTGCGCAGTGTGACTCCCGCTGATTTGAAGTCAGGGAACTTGATGCCTGCTGTCTCTGGAACAGCCTGAACAAAAGGAAATCACTGATAAGAGACAAGATATGACACTCCCTCTAAACATTGGACATAttattcatattattattatgggaTAAATCAGGCCTTAATTTCACAAACTGAGTGCCTTCAGTTTCTTTAGGAAAAAGCTGTTCCATCAAAATAATATAAGATGTTTAACACAAAATATTGAGACTGAGCCAAATCTTCATTACTTCAGTGTACTACTGCTTTGAATAGGCACTATAATGAGGTTGACAGCTGTGCCATCTCAATAATAAAAGGACGCTCCAATTTACTGGTGAACATTTCTCAAGCACAAACGATTGGCTTGTGCTTTACTTCGCTCTTTTTGTATGAGTGCACATCATACcggtttttctgtctctcttttttgtgGGAGCTTCTTCTTGGAAACTCTCTTTTCAGCTCGTCTTAACTCTGTGGTTGTGTCAGCTGCTTTAATGAGTTTCTGCAGATCCTGAGTCTTCTTCTCCCGCTCCTTCTTTCTCGTCTCAATCTTCCTTAGCTCCTGAATAAGATATTCCTCTTCTGCCACCTGCAGGAAACACAAGAGAAGTGCGATCTTAATATTTAAAGGACAGGCATCTCACAAGCTTTGGCAAtatctttttgttgttgatattACTGCATTAATATCTGCAATATTTCAGTAATGAAAGCTTAACAACAGCACAAGAGTCAAAATCAATCTAAAAAATGATGCACTTGTTCAGGTGTGCGATTGAAGAGCTTGTCCAGTTGCTCTTTACGACGTCTTTCATGGCCGGCATCAAAGATGTAGATCTTGGGTTCCGTCCCTGTAGCTGCGCGGACTTTGGTCAGCTTACCACAAATACTATAATACCGTTCTTTCAGGTCCTCCACAGAACGTTTCTGAAAAGCATAAATGGGAGAATGTCATCCCAAATATGTTCCTTACCTTATAGCCTTAAGATTTTTGCAAATACCCTCAGTGAAAGGGAATGTGAATACTGTAGATGAGTGACTGAGTAATTACTCTGTATTGCTGGTGGTCGTAACGGTCATGGACGACAACAAAGCGCAGGTCAAAGCGCTTGCACAGGTCAAACAGGTGATCTGTCTCTGCTTTAGTCCAGCCATCGTCATGGAGATGTATCTGATACTCCTGCTCAGAGTACACTGGTACCTGCACTGTCTATAAAGGGAGGCAGAACAGAGAGAATACAGTGAATCAGGATGAGTGACTGAAAGAGTAATTCAGCTATGTATACATGTGGTATATATTTGAAAGTGGGGGAGATGACAGAAGATTGGTAGCCGTGAAAAACAGTCCTTTTAAGTTTGTATTTAATAAGTGGTCAGACTAAAGAGGAGAATGCAGTGGTCCCTACTTTGTTGAAGCGAGCAAAAGGGTAGTCCTTGCCCTCCTCTGCCACACGTCTCCAATGGTGGAATATAGCCCCATCCCTGCGAGCTGGGTTGGTGAAGGGCATCCACTTCCAGGGACGCACCTTTTTACAGCCCAGCTTGGCTTTGACTGTCCTGTAGCCCTGAGTAGTATCGCTAGGCAGCAAAGGGGGTGCATCTCTGGGAATTCACAGGGAAAACAAGCCTTGTTAAAGCAAAATATGTGAAAATCTCCTTTATCAATTTTGTTACCTAACCAGCTCAATTTGGATATCCAGCACATGCAGATACAggacaaaaatacataaataagcATGTTTGCAGTATGACAAGTGTGTCAGGGAGCCCAAAACAGGGCTACACAATATAAAGCAGGTTGTTAACTTTGAACATTCCTAGGAGAAGCATTGTACAAAAGAAGCTGAAACATAATGGCAAGTAGTATCATTTTTTCTCTATCTTTTCTGAATTTATGTTGAACACTTAATCTACACAGATGAAGAAGCCATTACCACATCTCCCTTTACTCGTTAATCTTACCAGCTGCATGAATAAGTAAAGCAGTTACAACACACAGGACTTGAGTCAAACCCTTAAGGGTAATTCAGCACATGTTTTTAACAGAAAATCAAAAACAGCCCATACTTTTTATCTGAATAGAGCAGAGCATAGACCTCTCGGTGCATCCCCTCTGGTCTCTTGAAGGTCAGCGTTTCTGTTGTcttcttgctttttttctgaaaCAGGTGATGGAGAAATTATGTACCTCGAGAATACTAATAATTCTCGCAGACACATGATGGCAACACAAATtaaatttcagttttgtgtAATTGAGTCCCACAGCCTGTGTCATATTGGAAAATAACACGGGTGACTTGTGAATACAGGGACAGGAATCATTATGAGTATCTTATTTTTGTCCCTCACCTTGTCTGAGTTGATGAGGTCTTTCTTGCTGATGGGACCGTCATTTTCTCCTCCGGCCAGCTCCAGAATATCCCTGACATCAGCACCAGTAGCCATGACTTTATATGGTGTAAATTAACGCTTGTAACAGCCTGTCAGACGTAAAtactgttcattcattcacaggCGCTCGTTCAGTGAAGCGGTAACGTTATCTCACGAATACGCTCCTAGCTAAAGGCTAACGCTAACGTTGTCATGTCTACGCTACGTTAACTTTACATAGAACCGCAAACATTCAAGTAACGACTGTGTAAGATTTGTTTTCGTAATATTATCCTATACGTTTCTGTTATACATGAAAGTTACACAGACAGTTAGTAAGAATATTCACAAGCCATTGTTAAGGCTAGGTGAGTGGCAAGAGTGGCTAACGGCTAAACCAATGCTACTTCCGCCCGGGCTGAAGTCGCTGTCATCTAATCTGTAATCGACTGTCGCCCCCGTGAGGTCTGGCGGTGCAttgcagcttcttcttcttcttcttcttcttcttcttcatgacCACATTAATAGCTTTCTGTGTCAGtcctttaagtgttttaaattacagtttGATTTCTATGGTGGAAATGGTGGATATTGGGTTTCCTTTCAGACCATTTACATTTATGGATGAAAAACTAACTATATATCATGAGATGgtttaaaataaagacataacTTCTGTCCATGTCATTTTtccataataaaaaaataacatatcCTTCTTCAAAAGaatactttttttaatgagactAAAAACACCAGCGTGtttcataaaatcataaaactTTAACAATCACTCTAAAAACCTTTAAATGATAAATCACGAGTCTTGTTTTACCTTCTTCATTATAAAACATAGAATAAGCATAGAAAATTAAATTGGTGCAAGTCCAGTTTGATATAAATCTTCAAATTATGTTTCAGTTACAGGAACCGAGTAACACATTTTGATATGTAGTACAGTGTCATACTAGTCTATGAAGAGTAGTGCTATTCATATCAAGGAAGTTTATGGGAGACATATTTAGGTTAAAGCTaaaggaacgtgacaaagagagaagagacaAAGTATTCATATCAGTTTGTCCATATGatataaaacagtcaaaaatgttctttcttttaacatgttttttttttgttgttaattgtTAAGattctttttggttgtttgttttagaga is a window encoding:
- the dmap1 gene encoding DNA methyltransferase 1-associated protein 1, with protein sequence MATGADVRDILELAGGENDGPISKKDLINSDKKKSKKTTETLTFKRPEGMHREVYALLYSDKKDAPPLLPSDTTQGYRTVKAKLGCKKVRPWKWMPFTNPARRDGAIFHHWRRVAEEGKDYPFARFNKTVQVPVYSEQEYQIHLHDDGWTKAETDHLFDLCKRFDLRFVVVHDRYDHQQYRKRSVEDLKERYYSICGKLTKVRAATGTEPKIYIFDAGHERRRKEQLDKLFNRTPEQVAEEEYLIQELRKIETRKKEREKKTQDLQKLIKAADTTTELRRAEKRVSKKKLPQKRETEKPAVPETAGIKFPDFKSAGVTLRSQRMKLPSSVGQKKIKAIEQILLEQGVDLNPMPTEEIVQMFNELRSDLVLLYELKQAHSNCEYEQQMLRHRYEALLKAGSGGGLSGITGAGPAAATQGGELNATNSTTASTPGGEAPSWPSADDIKVEAKEQIIDVVGAPLTPNSRKRRESASSSSSVKKVKKP